The DNA sequence CAGAACTCACGAGAGGCTGGAGATACGACGATAGTTCCTGGTGTGACGTAATTATTTCCTGGCTCAGGAACTCCAAGGTTCCCATTCTAAGAGAAGGGGTGAGTCAACTTGATACCAAACCTGGCCTGACAACCGTCGACCTACAATCATGGCTAGCTCGTAATGAGCTGTTCTGGAGCCCGCAGCAGGGTCAGTTACTTCCTTGAAAATTGGCGCGTCTTCAGGTACACGCAGCCATCCAAATGCGAGGATGATAGGATCAACCAAAGGCCCTGTTCGAGTATCATTCCATTGTTTCAACAAAGCTGGATTTCCCAGATTTGTCTCGTTCGTGTCGGTCGTATTTACGATATACGCGAGTGCTGCTGCAGGCTGTTCTGTTAGGTTGCGCCCGACTGAaggaaggtggtggagaGATTTGATACCAACGCCGGTGAGCGAGGCAGAATCTCCTATGCCGGAATTGAGCAAGATATGAGGTGTGCCCACAGTACCAGCAGAGAGAACGACTTCTTTGGAGGCCTTTACACTTTGGAACGTGGCTGTTTAGGAAGTTCAATGTGATTGGGTGGCATTGCCCAAATAAAGATACGTACCGCCATTGTCTTGCGTAAACTCTACATCGTGAAACGCCAGCTGTCCATCCTTTGGACCAGTTGGAAGAATTCGTGTTACGTGCGCATGCAGTAAAACGTGTAGATTCGGCCGACCGATATATTTTGGTCCCAGATACGATGTCGCGGAGCTACTCCTCGAGCCGTGCAGTATGGTAGATTGCGCCCAGCCTAAACGCACGAGATACAAAAATCATTTTCGATCACATGATTGAAGGGCTAAGCAAGTGCTCACCGACGCCCAGTTGGTCGCCAGCATTCATATCcaagttgaacttgaattcACTAGTAGGCCCGAGAGACTTGCTGACCTCAATCGTTCGTTTCTGCATTTCATGCGTAAATCCCGATAGACTGACGGCATTGATCCCCGATTTCCCATGAGCAGCAGGATTCCATTGCCCAGCGGTATCATGGTGGTCTGCTGGTAGCGCGATGTGTTCATTCTGTTCGTTGAAAACGGAACCAGGGTGACTCAAGTGCTTCTTCAGCGTAGAGTGCGAAAGGTACCTTGCGGATATAAGGCTGCATGCTGTTCCACGACCATCCAAGGTCTCCTGTAACAGCAGCATAACGATCCCAATCATCCGCACTTCCACGGGTATATGccatccaatcttttccagaTGGTTAAGAAGTACAAGGGCAAAGATAACAAAGAGAAATCTCGTACTGATCGTACTGCTTCCTCCAAGCGCGAATCCGCGGTTGTAGATTGTCGTACGGTTTCCACTTCTATCTCCCACATTAGCGGTAAAATTCCAGTCCAAGGGTGAACCTGCTAGAGAAAGAGCGAGAGCAGGGATCTGAGGAATTAAAAGTCCTTCATGCCTGTCCGGGCGGCATTAGCTCATGAAGAACAAACCCAAGTCGAAGGACGTACGAATCACCAGCCTCCAAAACGAGAACGGAGAAGTTCGGGTTCTCTGTCAAACGATTGGCTACAACATTTCCTGCTGTCCCGCCTTTCGACGTGGGATGTAGTGAGACAAAGTCAGGATCAAGAACAATCCAGAACGTACCTCCGATTACGACAAAGTCGAATTGCCTGGTGGGCAGGTCAGCGAGCCCCTCATAAATGGCGGCAAAGGATACACCAGCCAATCCAAGTAGGAGGATTAAAGTAACGTGTTTCATCTTGGAGTAGTCGCCAGGAAACTAAGGAGATTTTTATTTTGGCATCCCCGTTATATAACCGAGTGTGTCCATTACACTGAATGTATTTGTCTTTATGTTCTTGTTCAGACATCGTAAGTAATCACTCAACGGTTCGGAAGATGTTAAGTCACCAGGACCGATGCAATGGGTTAGACCACACCAGGCACGCCATCGAGGCCGGAGCCTCTCCCAATCTTTCCTTACAGGATAACATATCCTGACAGCGGATTTGTATAGCCCAGTGAAAGGTAATAAATGTTCATCGCAGTTTGCACAGGTCCCATGAACATGGGAAATAAGTTCCAGTCGTATCCCTGAAATCGCGGTGATTCAGATCGATTCCCACCAAGCTAGAAGGATGAATCATGGCAGTATACATTTCTATGCCCGCGCTGTCCGCTATAAGACATCTTTTCACTGGTAAACGAAGCAGATGAATGAACGTTCTTAAGATTCCCGAAAAGACTTGCCGTTCATATACTGCATCCTATCCAATTTTCCCGCCTCCGAAGCGACAAACCCAAAACACCATTCCGTCCCTTCGAATCCATGTGTAGGTTAAAACATCATAAACACTAGGGTCTACAATCTTGAATTAGAAAGAGGACATTAATCACGCTAGTTTCAGACGACGAAAGACGGTCTGTCAGAATCTCGATCAGGTAATACAAGACCACAGAGAAGTTGAGAACATACTGCGCGGAGAACTGATGGCATGACAATTGACTCCGAAAGAATGAAAACTCAAGAAAGATCTGTGGAATAGAACATGTCAGAGCTAAACCGTGATTGGGAGATggtaaagagaaaaaaaacaggCGGTCAGAGATATTAGGCAATGTGGGTGTCCTCCAAACTCTACAGAGCTCAGAACAGTCTGATGATTTTCGTTGTGGTATGATATGCAACAAATAGAAGACCGATCGACTCACTTAAGCAAGATCTAGAAGTACAGCTATTGGACATCGTGACTCGGGTGACATCAGAACGCAGGCgcagacgacgaagacaagGGAGGCATAGCAGTAGGGGAAGGTTGCCATTTCGTTCTTGAAGGCATCGTGACACCGTAAACCCaattttcctcttcctcattgATCGTCTCGCCAGGCCTGAAATCACAATCCTCCACGACGACCGAAACACCAGATTCCGTTGCTTCCAGTACAATCTCTACACCTGTATTTGCCTCGCGAGTGTCGTGAAGCTGTAAGCTCTTCAGTGCAGTGATGAGGTCATCCGCAAGTGGCGTTGAGTTTGGTGGGTCTTCCTGTATAGGTTCCCAGCCAATGGGGGGTGATCCAGGGGGAGAAATGAGAAAGTTTCGATCAATTGTAGGAGGCTGTAGATGATAGTTCTCGGACTCGATGGTCGATATGAGAGGATTTGGATCGGCACGATAAACCCTAAGTACGATATCCTTTTCCCTGTCCGAATCCCCGATTTCGACAACAATCGGGTCAGACACGGTTTTTGCCCGTTCTGcagcatcttcatcttcgtaaACAATGAGAATACGACTGAAGCCTTGTAATGGTATCCACTGATTGATCGTCCCGAAGGTTTCGAAGTGATGATGTAAGTGAACGAGAATCTGAGGGTAAAAAAATTCTTTGGGCAGAGGTGTAATAGCAAGAGAGTTAGTCCTTTTCGATGATTGGGTCTCTGCATCTCGACTTGGGGAGGAGGAGCAAGGAGATTGAGACATGGTAGTGGTGCAGCGTGACGCTCGCCactgaacgtttgaacagtGACCCCAGGCAAAGCAGCCAAACAAGAACAAATTGTCAAAGCTTAGGTGCGCTGGCATTCCGGTTACCCCCATTCCTTCCAACAACAACCACCAACCAAAACAAAAAGCCGACCTGCAAGATGGACAACGGTACGTGCTATCAACGATGAACATCGGCCACCTCAACGGCGACAGGCTCGACATCTTTTTCGACATTTCCGGCCTCAGTTTCTTCTGAATCAACCTCTTAACGATAGTCAATGTCGGCTCACGGCCGCGACATTCACATCATccccgttctcgttctcattCGCACCGTCGACCTGCATTTAAGCTCTTCGCCTTTCGCCTTCTTCATACTATTCGGTTTTTCGCTATGGGGCAACCAAATATTTGCAATGGTTCACCATCTGGAAAtgtcgaaaaaaaaagaagctgTACCTCCTCGCCCTGATGTTGTCGACAAAACTCCAACCTGACACCCCTCGTCTTCTGTTTTACTCAGCCTGGCAATCTCAAGACATTGCACCATCTGCTTCCGGCAATAGCATTAGCATTCCTGCTCAGGACATTTCTAATGGAGGTGGAAGCCAGGACGAGTCTTCCTTTTCCAATGGTGCCCCTGCACCTAGAAGGTCGAGGAGCAGAAGTCCAGGTGACAGAGGGTAAGCTAGCTTTCCTCTGTCTTGGTTCATTTGTCCTACATGCTTTTACCCCCTTTGTTTCAGTCGTGGTTCgcctgaagaagcaaacaatcCCGGAAATAATCTTCACGTTTCGGGATTAAGCAATAAAGTTGACTCCCGTGATCTTGAGTCAGCATTCGCCAAAATTGGACGGGTGCGTTCCAACACCTTAGAAACTGATAAAGTATCACATACTCTACTTCATTTCCATGCAGGTCTCGAAAGCTTCAGTTGTGTACGACCCTCACACACGTGAATCTCGTCTTTTTGGCTTCGTGACAATGGAGACAGCTGAGGAAGCTGAGGCTGCCGTTACTGCTCTCAATGCTTCAGAGTTCATGGGTAAGGTAATAACCGTGCAAAAGGTACGTTCAACTCCATGATCACTGTTTCAGTACTTAACCTTCTTTATTTGTAGGCTCGCCGTGGCAGGGCAAGAACCCCGACACCGGGAAGATACCATGGACCAAGCAAACGTGCCTCCAACTGTACGtcgtttttcttccttttcaaTGCGACCAAGTATTGAATGTGTTTTTCAGTCGACCGACCTTACGACCCTCGGCCGTACGACTCTCGTTACGCGCGAGACTACGACGAGAAACGCCGGGGAGGTCGTTATGAAGGGAGGAGAGGAGGATATGATGATCGTGACCGTGACCGCCACAGAGATTATGACAAGGACAAGGATTACCGTCGTGATGATAGGGGACGGTATGATGACCGAGAGAAGCGTTACGACGATAGAGAGAGGCGACATGACGACAGGGAGAGGCGCTATGATGACCGCGACCGCAGGTACTGATTAAACTACGTGCATACTGAAGGTATCCCACTCGTCAAAACCCCGTTTTCTTTGCTATAAGTAcatctccttttcctttacATATTGCTACACATACCTATCCCATATTATTATGAGGAATTCAAGTGAGACAATACTCAGTGCTA is a window from the Marasmius oreades isolate 03SP1 chromosome 6, whole genome shotgun sequence genome containing:
- a CDS encoding uncharacterized protein (CAZy:AA3) — encoded protein: MKHVTLILLLGLAGVSFAAIYEGLADLPTRQFDFVVIGGGTAGNVVANRLTENPNFSVLVLEAGDSHEGLLIPQIPALALSLAGSPLDWNFTANVGDRSGNRTTIYNRGFALGGSSTINWMAYTRGSADDWDRYAAVTGDLGWSWNSMQPYIRKNEHIALPADHHDTAGQWNPAAHGKSGINAVSLSGFTHEMQKRTIEVSKSLGPTSEFKFNLDMNAGDQLGVGWAQSTILHGSRSSSATSYLGPKYIGRPNLHVLLHAHVTRILPTGPKDGQLAFHDVEFTQDNGATFQSVKASKEVVLSAGTVGTPHILLNSGIGDSASLTGVGIKSLHHLPSVGRNLTEQPAAALAYIVNTTDTNETNLGNPALLKQWNDTRTGPLVDPIILAFGWLRVPEDAPIFKEVTDPAAGSRTAHYELAMINGNLGVPEPGNNYVTPGTIVVSPASRGSISLSSSNPLVKPTIDLNLFDSEFDLYAMRAAVRSAQKFMSHELWHGFVIKPAFDLDTDDEVDAFILNTSVGAAHPVGTASMSAKGAKWGVVDPDLLVKGISGVRVVDASVLPFVPAGHTQAPAYMVGERGADLIKCNWQ